The Methylorubrum populi genome contains a region encoding:
- a CDS encoding SDR family oxidoreductase — protein MDIDLKGRSALVTGATGGIGYAVARELGRLGAYVAVNGRTAERVDAAIARLRGEVPEGEFIAGIGDVGTEEGAADLVAALPRVDILINNAGIFEPEPFFEIADAEWRRFFEMNVMSGIRLARAYGPGMVQRGWGRVVFIASESAINIPPEMVHYGMTKTAQLAVARGLAETVGGSGVTVNSVLPGPTLTEGVADFLESMGGSGGDLEAKGRAFIAENRPTSLLRRLAQPEEVANMVAYLCTPAASATTGAALRVDGGVLRNIA, from the coding sequence ATGGACATCGATCTGAAGGGGCGCAGCGCCCTCGTCACCGGCGCGACCGGCGGGATCGGCTACGCCGTCGCCCGGGAACTCGGCCGGCTCGGCGCCTACGTCGCCGTCAACGGCCGCACCGCCGAGCGGGTCGATGCGGCGATCGCGCGCCTGCGCGGCGAGGTGCCGGAGGGTGAGTTCATCGCCGGCATCGGCGATGTCGGCACGGAGGAGGGCGCAGCCGACCTCGTGGCCGCCCTGCCGCGGGTCGACATCCTGATCAACAATGCCGGAATCTTCGAGCCCGAACCGTTCTTCGAGATCGCGGATGCCGAGTGGCGGCGCTTCTTCGAGATGAACGTGATGAGCGGCATCCGCCTCGCGCGGGCCTACGGACCCGGCATGGTCCAGCGCGGCTGGGGGCGGGTCGTCTTCATCGCCAGCGAGTCGGCGATCAACATCCCGCCGGAGATGGTCCATTACGGCATGACGAAGACGGCGCAGCTCGCCGTGGCCCGCGGCCTCGCCGAGACGGTCGGCGGCAGCGGCGTCACCGTCAACAGCGTCCTGCCCGGCCCGACCCTGACCGAGGGCGTGGCCGACTTTCTGGAGTCGATGGGCGGGAGCGGAGGCGACTTGGAGGCCAAGGGCCGCGCCTTCATTGCCGAGAACAGGCCGACCTCGCTCCTGCGGCGTCTGGCGCAGCCGGAGGAAGTCGCCAACATGGTGGCCTATCTGTGCACGCCGGCCGCGAGCGCAACCACGGGGGCGGCCCTGCGGGTCGATGGCGGCGTGCTGCGCAACATCGCCTGA
- a CDS encoding MFS transporter, whose amino-acid sequence MTAQATTGGAGADGLPPRERLLALTAIALAMTMAVLDGAIVNVALPVIARDLAVPASEAIFVVSAYQIAVTAALLPLATLGEILGYRRVYLGGLAVFTAASFACAVAPNLPSLTAARVAQGLGAAGIMSVNIALVRFIYPHRLIGRGVGNVALIVAVASAAGPTLAAAILSVATWPWLFLVNLPVGLVALAVGARTLPHTPRSARRFDLGSAALNALTIGLLIVGVDGLADPDNRALALAEIAAAFAVGFAFVRSQVRLAVPLLPLDLLRIPAFALSMAASVCSFAAQMTAYVALPFYFQLGLGLSETRTGFLMTPWPLAIAAVAPLSGRLADRYPPGLLGSLGLVLLASGLSALALLPDAPSTLDVVWRLTLSGLGFGLFQSPNNKVIITSAPRERSGGASGMQSSARLVGQSLGAALVAVLFGLVPGGPAGAVAPTLWCAVALALTGAVASGLRRTDP is encoded by the coding sequence GTGACGGCGCAGGCGACGACGGGGGGAGCGGGGGCCGACGGGTTGCCGCCGCGGGAGCGGCTCCTGGCGCTCACCGCGATCGCGCTCGCGATGACCATGGCGGTGCTCGACGGGGCGATCGTCAACGTCGCGCTGCCGGTGATCGCCCGCGACCTCGCGGTGCCGGCCTCGGAGGCGATCTTCGTCGTCAGCGCCTATCAGATCGCGGTCACGGCCGCCCTGCTGCCGCTCGCCACGCTGGGCGAGATCCTCGGCTATCGCAGGGTCTATCTCGGCGGGCTCGCCGTGTTCACCGCGGCCTCGTTCGCCTGCGCGGTCGCGCCGAACCTCCCGAGTCTCACGGCCGCACGGGTCGCCCAGGGGCTCGGCGCGGCCGGGATCATGAGCGTCAACATCGCGCTCGTGCGCTTCATCTATCCGCACCGGCTGATCGGGCGCGGGGTCGGCAACGTCGCGCTGATCGTGGCGGTGGCCTCCGCCGCCGGGCCGACGCTCGCCGCCGCCATCCTCTCGGTCGCGACCTGGCCCTGGCTGTTCCTCGTCAATCTGCCGGTCGGGCTGGTGGCGCTGGCGGTCGGGGCCCGCACCTTGCCCCACACGCCGCGCTCGGCCCGCCGCTTCGACCTCGGGAGCGCGGCCCTGAACGCGCTCACCATCGGCCTCCTGATCGTCGGCGTCGACGGCCTCGCCGATCCGGACAATCGTGCCCTGGCGCTCGCGGAGATCGCCGCCGCCTTCGCGGTGGGGTTCGCGTTCGTGCGCTCGCAGGTCCGGCTGGCGGTGCCCCTGCTGCCGCTCGACCTCCTGCGGATTCCCGCCTTCGCCCTGTCGATGGCGGCCTCGGTCTGCTCGTTCGCGGCGCAGATGACCGCCTACGTCGCCCTGCCGTTCTATTTCCAGCTCGGGCTCGGGCTTTCGGAGACGCGCACCGGCTTCCTGATGACGCCGTGGCCGCTCGCCATCGCCGCCGTGGCGCCGCTCTCGGGCCGGCTCGCCGACCGCTACCCGCCGGGCCTGCTCGGCAGTCTCGGTCTCGTTTTGCTCGCATCGGGCCTGAGCGCGCTCGCCCTGCTGCCGGACGCCCCCTCCACCCTCGACGTGGTCTGGCGGCTGACGCTCTCCGGCCTCGGCTTCGGCCTGTTCCAGTCGCCCAACAACAAGGTCATCATCACCAGCGCCCCGCGCGAGCGCAGCGGCGGCGCCAGCGGCATGCAGTCGAGCGCCCGGCTGGTCGGCCAGTCGCTCGGCGCGGCCCTCGTCGCCGTCCTGTTCGGGCTCGTGCCCGGCGGCCCGGCGGGCGCCGTCGCCCCGACGCTGTGGTGCGCCGTCGCCCTGGCGCTCACCGGAGCCGTGGCGAGCGGCCTGCGCCGGACCGATCCGTAA
- the modA gene encoding molybdate ABC transporter substrate-binding protein, which produces MLTLTRASFLAGLVAITLARTIPAPAAEAPTVFAAASLKNALDDIAGSYAKEGKPAPKISYAASNTLAKQIEQGAPADLFFSADLDWMDYLAKKDLIQPDTRVSLLANSIVLIAPKDAKVEVKMGPGLDLTTALGSGRLAMGNVEAVPAGKYGKAALEKLGGWAGVKDRIAQAESVRAALLLVSRGEAPLGIVYATDAAADSNVKIVATFPADSHPAIVYPVAITKDSRNPDASALLAYLRGPTAKAAFEKQGFTVLNRSATAAQ; this is translated from the coding sequence ATGCTTACACTCACCCGCGCCAGCTTCCTGGCCGGTCTCGTCGCCATCACTCTTGCAAGGACAATCCCTGCGCCGGCAGCGGAAGCACCGACCGTCTTCGCCGCCGCGAGCCTGAAGAATGCCCTCGACGACATCGCCGGAAGCTACGCCAAGGAGGGTAAGCCGGCGCCGAAGATCTCGTACGCCGCTTCGAACACGCTCGCCAAACAGATCGAACAGGGCGCGCCGGCCGACCTGTTCTTCTCGGCCGATCTCGACTGGATGGACTATCTCGCCAAGAAGGATCTCATCCAGCCCGACACGCGGGTGAGCCTTCTGGCCAACAGCATCGTCCTGATCGCCCCGAAGGACGCGAAGGTCGAGGTGAAGATGGGGCCGGGCCTCGATCTCACGACGGCGCTCGGCTCCGGCAGGCTCGCCATGGGCAACGTCGAGGCGGTGCCGGCCGGCAAGTACGGCAAGGCGGCGCTGGAGAAGCTCGGCGGCTGGGCCGGGGTGAAGGACAGGATCGCGCAGGCCGAGAGCGTGCGGGCCGCGCTGCTCCTCGTCTCGCGGGGCGAGGCGCCGCTCGGCATCGTCTACGCCACCGACGCGGCGGCGGACTCCAACGTCAAGATCGTTGCCACCTTCCCCGCCGACAGCCACCCGGCGATCGTCTACCCGGTCGCGATCACCAAGGACTCGCGCAATCCGGACGCGTCCGCCCTGCTGGCCTATCTGCGCGGGCCTACCGCCAAGGCCGCCTTCGAGAAGCAGGGCTTCACCGTGCTGAACCGCTCGGCCACCGCTGCGCAGTGA
- a CDS encoding ABC transporter ATP-binding protein, with amino-acid sequence MEDLCQYANRPGAFVGRYLKRRSIPHLVILFSVLGAVTFSVSTDYALKGVVDALGKGPSAGQVWSALAVLIAFIAADNMLWRVAALVGAFTFVGVTGDIRRDLFRHMTGHAPSFFADRQPGTLASRITATSNAIFTVENMFTFNVMPPCVAATLSIVYIGTVNITMALVLAGIFAAVVLLMFKMASAGKPLHHDFAAKAASVDGEMVDLVGNMPLVRAFSAFNREFVRFDGTIGTEMRARRSSLLYLEKLRITHAILTVVSILGLLYWSIRMWEAGQATTGQVVLVCTLGIRILAATRDLAVALVDATQHTARLSEALHTLLQPHELVDHPEAETLVGQTGAEMHFDHVAFGYPDGRTVFSDFDLLIPAGQTVGLVGKSGGGKSTLFSLIQRFYEVQGGRILINGQDINRVTQESLREAITVVPQDVSMFHRSLRENIRYGRPEATDEEVWKAAEAAHCTDFIQALPEGFDTIVGNRGVKLSGGQRQRIAIARAILKDSPILLLDEATSALDAESEEAIRAALANLMKGRTVIAIAHRLSTLKDFDRIVVLEGGRIVQDGSPEKLTHLDGFYRELMKKESMSMALAAA; translated from the coding sequence ATGGAAGATCTCTGCCAATACGCCAACAGACCGGGGGCCTTCGTCGGGCGCTATCTCAAGCGCCGGAGCATCCCCCATCTCGTGATCCTGTTCTCCGTGCTTGGCGCCGTGACCTTCTCGGTCTCGACCGACTACGCGCTGAAGGGCGTGGTCGACGCCCTCGGCAAGGGGCCGAGCGCGGGGCAGGTCTGGTCGGCGCTGGCGGTGCTGATCGCCTTCATCGCCGCCGACAACATGCTCTGGCGCGTCGCCGCGCTGGTGGGTGCCTTCACCTTCGTCGGCGTGACCGGCGACATCCGCCGCGACCTGTTCCGCCACATGACGGGGCACGCACCCTCGTTCTTCGCCGACCGGCAGCCCGGCACGCTCGCCTCGCGCATCACGGCGACCTCGAACGCGATCTTCACCGTCGAGAACATGTTCACGTTCAACGTGATGCCGCCCTGCGTGGCGGCCACGCTGTCGATCGTCTACATCGGCACCGTGAACATCACGATGGCGCTCGTGCTCGCCGGCATCTTCGCCGCGGTCGTGCTGCTGATGTTCAAGATGGCGTCCGCCGGCAAGCCGCTGCACCACGACTTCGCCGCCAAGGCCGCGAGCGTCGACGGCGAGATGGTCGACCTCGTCGGCAACATGCCGCTGGTGCGCGCCTTCTCCGCCTTCAACCGCGAGTTCGTGCGCTTCGACGGCACCATCGGCACCGAGATGCGGGCGCGCCGCTCCTCGCTCCTCTATCTTGAGAAGCTGCGCATCACCCACGCCATCCTCACCGTCGTCTCGATCCTCGGCCTGCTCTACTGGTCGATCAGGATGTGGGAGGCGGGTCAGGCCACCACCGGCCAGGTCGTGCTGGTCTGCACCCTCGGCATCCGCATCCTGGCCGCGACCCGCGACCTCGCCGTGGCGCTGGTGGACGCGACCCAGCACACCGCCCGCCTCTCCGAGGCGCTGCACACCCTGCTCCAGCCGCACGAACTCGTCGATCATCCGGAGGCGGAAACGCTCGTCGGCCAGACCGGCGCGGAGATGCACTTCGATCACGTCGCCTTCGGCTATCCCGACGGGCGCACGGTGTTCTCCGACTTCGACCTGCTGATCCCCGCCGGCCAGACGGTGGGGCTGGTGGGCAAGTCGGGCGGCGGCAAGTCGACCCTGTTCTCGCTGATCCAGCGCTTCTACGAGGTGCAGGGCGGGCGCATCCTGATCAACGGCCAGGACATCAACAGGGTCACGCAGGAATCTCTCCGCGAGGCGATCACGGTGGTGCCGCAGGACGTGTCGATGTTCCATCGCTCCTTGCGGGAGAACATCCGCTACGGTCGGCCCGAGGCGACGGACGAGGAGGTCTGGAAGGCGGCCGAGGCCGCCCACTGCACCGACTTCATCCAGGCCCTGCCGGAAGGCTTCGACACCATCGTCGGCAACCGCGGCGTGAAGCTCTCGGGCGGCCAGCGCCAGCGCATCGCCATCGCGCGGGCGATCCTGAAGGACTCGCCGATCCTGCTCCTCGACGAGGCGACCTCGGCCCTCGACGCCGAATCGGAAGAGGCGATCCGCGCCGCGCTCGCCAACCTGATGAAGGGCCGCACGGTGATCGCCATCGCCCACCGGCTCTCGACGCTGAAGGACTTCGACCGGATCGTCGTGCTGGAAGGCGGGCGCATCGTGCAGGACGGCTCGCCGGAGAAGCTGACCCACCTCGACGGCTTCTACCGCGAGTTGATGAAGAAGGAATCGATGTCGATGGCGCTGGCTGCGGCCTGA
- a CDS encoding MFS transporter, producing the protein MTAIPVTERRAILPRERDIPRGDPRERAGPRPGRRPGRPSEPAPVPPSRRATHGLDAFTFFIANLQTSFGPFVAVYFTQQKWTQADIGLALTVGSLVSLLGQMPGGAFVDASRSKRFAAGFSAFWVGASAVMLAALPTYLVVMLAMAIHSAASCVLTPAIAAISIGLVGHARAGERLGRNASFSAIGNALGAAGMGAIGYYLSNDAVFYLAGLLVIPALVALSFIPSGRHAEAGKPRGTLAREAGPREARSGETGGMLALVRNRTLLCFAACMVLFFLANAAMLPLVGSVMTLRASETATALVAACIMVPQAVLAVTAPFVGRLAQSWGRKPLLVIGFAALPIRGLLFAFVHDPYWMVAIQVFDGISASVLGVMVPLIVSDVTHGSGRFNTALGAVGTGMGIGAALSTALAGFMADELGSQTAFLGLAVVGAAGLVLVLLIMPETRRADGDAAREPA; encoded by the coding sequence ATGACGGCAATCCCGGTGACGGAAAGGCGGGCGATCCTGCCGCGCGAACGCGACATCCCGCGGGGCGATCCGCGCGAACGCGCCGGTCCTCGGCCCGGTCGCCGGCCCGGCCGCCCGAGCGAACCCGCGCCAGTGCCGCCGTCGCGCCGGGCGACGCACGGGCTCGACGCCTTCACCTTCTTCATCGCCAACCTGCAGACAAGCTTCGGGCCCTTCGTCGCCGTCTACTTCACCCAGCAGAAGTGGACGCAGGCGGATATCGGCTTGGCGCTCACCGTCGGCAGCCTCGTCAGCCTGCTCGGGCAGATGCCCGGGGGCGCCTTCGTCGACGCCTCGCGCTCGAAGCGCTTCGCCGCCGGCTTCTCGGCCTTCTGGGTCGGGGCGAGCGCGGTGATGCTGGCCGCGCTGCCGACCTACCTCGTCGTGATGCTCGCCATGGCGATTCACTCGGCGGCGAGCTGCGTGCTGACCCCGGCCATCGCCGCGATCTCCATCGGCCTCGTCGGCCACGCCCGGGCCGGCGAGCGGCTGGGACGCAACGCCAGCTTCTCGGCGATCGGCAACGCGCTCGGCGCCGCCGGCATGGGCGCGATCGGCTACTACCTTTCGAACGACGCGGTGTTCTACCTCGCCGGCCTTCTGGTGATCCCGGCCCTGGTCGCGCTCTCCTTCATCCCGTCCGGCCGCCACGCGGAAGCCGGCAAGCCTCGGGGGACGCTCGCCCGCGAGGCGGGACCGAGGGAGGCGCGATCGGGCGAGACCGGCGGCATGCTGGCGCTCGTCCGGAACCGGACACTGCTGTGCTTCGCCGCCTGCATGGTGCTGTTCTTCCTCGCCAACGCCGCGATGCTGCCCCTGGTCGGCAGCGTCATGACCCTGCGCGCCAGCGAGACCGCCACCGCGCTGGTGGCCGCCTGCATCATGGTCCCGCAGGCGGTGCTGGCGGTGACCGCTCCCTTCGTCGGGCGCCTCGCCCAGAGCTGGGGGCGCAAGCCGCTCCTGGTGATCGGCTTCGCGGCGCTGCCGATCCGCGGCCTGCTCTTCGCCTTCGTGCACGATCCCTACTGGATGGTGGCGATCCAGGTCTTCGACGGCATCTCGGCCTCCGTCCTCGGCGTGATGGTCCCCCTGATCGTCTCCGACGTGACCCACGGCAGCGGCCGGTTCAACACCGCGCTCGGAGCGGTCGGGACCGGCATGGGCATCGGCGCGGCGCTCTCGACGGCGCTCGCCGGCTTCATGGCGGACGAGCTCGGCAGCCAGACGGCGTTCCTCGGGCTCGCCGTCGTCGGCGCCGCCGGCCTCGTTCTCGTCCTGCTGATCATGCCCGAGACGCGGCGCGCGGACGGGGACGCGGCACGGGAGCCGGCTTGA
- a CDS encoding PRC-barrel domain-containing protein yields the protein MPTDLPEERAYRKPGSLELDPTSGEGVATGETPRLIASDKVEGTPVYDGTGRHLGSVHNFMVDKVSGQVAYAVLSFGGFLGFGEAYHPLPWKALTYSVELGGYVVDIDPADLEGAPTQGPGEDPFADPGFGGRLDDHYGGRKAPTA from the coding sequence ATGCCGACGGATCTGCCCGAGGAACGGGCCTATCGGAAACCCGGGAGCCTCGAGCTCGACCCCACTTCCGGCGAGGGCGTGGCGACCGGCGAGACGCCCCGGCTGATCGCCTCGGACAAGGTCGAGGGCACGCCGGTCTACGACGGCACCGGACGCCACCTCGGCAGCGTCCACAACTTCATGGTGGACAAGGTCTCGGGGCAGGTCGCCTACGCGGTGCTGTCCTTCGGCGGGTTCCTCGGCTTCGGCGAGGCCTATCACCCGCTCCCCTGGAAGGCGCTGACCTACTCGGTCGAACTCGGCGGCTACGTCGTCGATATCGACCCGGCCGACCTCGAAGGCGCCCCGACGCAGGGACCGGGCGAGGACCCCTTCGCCGATCCCGGCTTCGGCGGGCGCCTCGACGACCACTACGGAGGCCGCAAGGCGCCGACCGCCTGA
- the parE gene encoding DNA topoisomerase IV subunit B, whose protein sequence is MSDSARDLFGPSAKPAAPEAERRRRLTPVASAAPTPETAEAGYDASAIEVLEGLEPVRRRPGMYIGGTDERALHHLFAEVIDNSMDEAVAGHASFIEVELEESGALVVTDNGRGIPVDPHPKFPGKSALEVIMTTLHAGGKFDSKVYETSGGLHGVGISVVNALSDVLEVEVARNQTLYRQTFSRGHAQGGLETVGRVQNRRGTRVRFHPDAQIFGSLKFDPRRLFKMARSKAYLFGGVEIRWRCAPALLEGLEDVPAEAVHRFPGGLSDYLARDIEGKELVLDAIFSGKVTRPGSHGSLEWAVAWTVADDGVSHSYCNTIPTPEGGTHESGLRVALLRALREHAERVNQAKRMTAVTTDDVMATCASMLSVFIREPEFQGQTKDKLATVEASRIVETAVRDAFDHWLAASPAQANKLLDWVIDRAEERLRRRQEKEVARKSATRKLRLPGKLADCSAAGTAGSEIFIVEGDSAGGSAKQARDRATQAVLPLRGKILNVASASRDKLGANQLISDLTLALGCGTGAHFREGDLRYDKVIIMTDADVDGAHIASLLITFFYRQMPKLIDKGHLYLAIPPLYRISQGAKSAYARDDADKERIVKTLFKNGKVEIGRFKGLGEMMPAQLKETTMDPRKRTLLRVAVLDEARESTGDTVERLMGNKPEARFAFITERAAFADGSELDI, encoded by the coding sequence GTGAGCGATTCGGCACGCGACCTGTTCGGACCAAGCGCCAAGCCGGCCGCCCCGGAGGCCGAGCGGCGCCGCCGCCTCACGCCGGTGGCGAGCGCCGCGCCCACGCCGGAGACGGCGGAGGCCGGCTACGACGCGTCGGCGATCGAGGTGCTGGAGGGGCTGGAGCCGGTGCGGCGCCGGCCGGGCATGTATATCGGCGGCACCGACGAACGGGCGCTGCACCACCTCTTCGCCGAGGTGATCGACAACTCCATGGACGAGGCGGTCGCGGGCCATGCGAGCTTCATCGAGGTGGAACTGGAGGAATCGGGCGCCCTCGTGGTGACCGACAACGGTCGCGGCATCCCGGTCGATCCGCACCCGAAATTCCCGGGCAAGTCGGCGCTCGAAGTCATCATGACCACGCTGCACGCGGGCGGCAAGTTCGACTCGAAGGTCTACGAGACGAGCGGAGGCTTGCACGGCGTCGGCATCTCGGTCGTCAACGCGCTGTCCGACGTGCTCGAGGTCGAGGTCGCCCGCAACCAGACCCTCTACCGCCAGACGTTTTCCCGCGGCCACGCGCAGGGGGGCCTGGAGACGGTCGGCCGGGTGCAGAACCGGCGCGGCACCCGCGTGCGCTTCCATCCCGACGCGCAGATCTTCGGTTCGCTGAAGTTCGATCCGCGCCGCCTGTTCAAGATGGCCCGCTCCAAGGCCTACCTGTTCGGCGGCGTCGAGATCCGCTGGCGCTGCGCGCCGGCCCTGCTCGAAGGCCTGGAGGACGTGCCGGCGGAGGCCGTGCACCGCTTCCCCGGCGGCCTGTCCGACTATCTCGCCCGCGACATCGAGGGGAAGGAGTTGGTCCTCGACGCGATCTTCTCGGGGAAGGTGACGAGGCCGGGGAGCCACGGCTCGCTCGAATGGGCGGTGGCGTGGACGGTCGCCGACGACGGCGTCTCGCATTCCTACTGCAACACGATCCCGACGCCGGAGGGCGGTACCCACGAGTCGGGCCTGCGCGTCGCGCTGCTCCGGGCCCTGCGCGAGCACGCCGAGCGCGTGAACCAGGCCAAGCGCATGACGGCGGTGACCACCGACGACGTGATGGCGACCTGCGCCTCGATGCTCTCGGTGTTCATCCGCGAGCCCGAGTTCCAGGGCCAGACCAAGGACAAGCTCGCGACGGTCGAGGCTTCCCGCATCGTCGAGACGGCGGTGCGCGACGCGTTCGACCACTGGCTCGCGGCCTCGCCCGCCCAAGCCAACAAGCTGCTCGACTGGGTGATCGACCGGGCGGAAGAGCGCCTGCGCCGCCGCCAGGAGAAGGAGGTCGCCCGCAAGTCCGCCACGCGCAAGCTGCGGCTCCCCGGCAAGCTCGCCGATTGCTCGGCTGCCGGCACCGCGGGCTCGGAGATCTTCATCGTCGAGGGCGACTCGGCCGGGGGCTCCGCCAAGCAGGCGCGGGATCGCGCCACCCAAGCCGTGCTCCCCTTGCGCGGAAAGATCCTCAACGTGGCGTCCGCCAGCCGCGACAAGCTCGGCGCCAACCAGCTCATCTCGGACCTGACCCTGGCGCTCGGCTGCGGCACCGGCGCCCATTTCCGCGAGGGCGACCTTCGCTACGACAAGGTCATCATCATGACCGACGCAGACGTGGACGGCGCCCACATCGCCTCGCTGCTGATCACCTTCTTCTACCGGCAGATGCCGAAGCTGATCGACAAGGGGCACCTGTATCTGGCGATCCCGCCGCTCTACCGGATCAGCCAGGGGGCGAAGTCGGCTTACGCCCGCGACGACGCGGACAAGGAGCGGATCGTCAAGACCTTGTTCAAGAACGGAAAAGTCGAGATCGGCCGCTTCAAGGGGCTGGGCGAGATGATGCCGGCGCAGTTGAAGGAGACGACGATGGACCCGAGGAAGCGCACGCTGCTGCGCGTCGCGGTCCTCGACGAGGCGCGGGAGTCGACCGGCGACACGGTGGAGCGGCTGATGGGCAACAAGCCGGAGGCCCGGTTCGCCTTCATCACCGAGCGCGCCGCTTTCGCCGACGGCTCGGAACTCGACATCTGA
- a CDS encoding SWIB/MDM2 domain-containing protein, translated as MATKTTEKKAAAPKSAPKKETATKAASGTKPNALQQPLKPSPELAAIVGDKPLPRGEVVSKVWEHIKKHNLQNPENKREIVADDKLKKIFGKDKCSMFEMNKHLAAHLKS; from the coding sequence ATGGCTACCAAGACGACGGAGAAGAAGGCGGCTGCGCCCAAGAGCGCTCCGAAGAAGGAGACCGCCACGAAGGCGGCCTCCGGCACCAAGCCCAATGCCCTTCAGCAGCCCCTGAAGCCGTCTCCCGAACTCGCCGCCATCGTCGGCGACAAGCCCTTGCCGCGCGGCGAGGTCGTCAGCAAGGTGTGGGAGCACATCAAGAAGCACAATCTCCAGAACCCGGAGAACAAGCGCGAGATCGTCGCCGACGACAAGCTCAAGAAGATCTTCGGCAAGGACAAGTGCTCGATGTTCGAGATGAACAAGCACCTCGCCGCGCACCTGAAGTCCTGA
- a CDS encoding low specificity L-threonine aldolase: MAEQQFASDNYAGICPEALAAMQAANTGHAPAYGADSWTQAAADGFRRLFETDCEVFFVFNGTAANSLALASLCQSYHSVICADSAHIETDECGAPEFFSNGSKLLTAATADGKLTPELVRDIAGKRADIHFPKPRAVTLTQSTETGRVYTPDEIAAVSEVCRASGLRLHMDGARFANACASLEASPAALTWKAGVDVLCFGGTKNGMAVGEAVIFFDRRLAEDFDYRCKQAGQLASKMRFLAAPWVGMLESGAWLDNARHANDCALRLVRGIADVPEVSLAAPVEANGVFLTIAPAAQERLRARGWQFYGFIGGAARFMFAWDSDPARVDALARDIRLCALPAAA, from the coding sequence GTGGCCGAACAGCAATTCGCCAGCGACAACTATGCCGGGATCTGCCCGGAGGCCCTCGCCGCGATGCAGGCGGCCAATACGGGCCACGCGCCGGCCTACGGCGCCGATTCCTGGACCCAGGCCGCCGCGGACGGCTTCCGGCGCCTGTTCGAGACCGATTGCGAGGTGTTCTTCGTCTTCAACGGCACCGCCGCCAACTCGCTGGCGCTGGCCTCGCTCTGCCAGTCCTACCACAGCGTGATCTGCGCCGATTCCGCGCATATCGAGACCGACGAGTGCGGCGCGCCCGAATTCTTCTCCAACGGCTCGAAGCTGCTCACCGCCGCGACCGCGGACGGGAAGCTCACCCCGGAACTCGTGCGCGACATCGCGGGCAAGCGGGCCGACATCCACTTCCCCAAGCCGCGGGCGGTGACGCTGACGCAATCGACCGAGACCGGACGGGTCTACACGCCCGACGAGATCGCCGCCGTGTCGGAGGTCTGCCGGGCTTCGGGCCTGCGCCTGCACATGGACGGCGCGCGCTTCGCCAATGCCTGCGCCTCGCTCGAAGCCTCGCCGGCCGCGCTGACATGGAAGGCCGGCGTCGACGTGCTCTGTTTCGGCGGCACCAAGAACGGTATGGCCGTGGGCGAGGCGGTGATCTTCTTCGACCGCCGGCTCGCGGAGGATTTCGACTATCGCTGCAAGCAGGCGGGCCAGCTCGCCTCGAAGATGCGCTTCCTCGCGGCCCCCTGGGTCGGGATGCTGGAAAGCGGGGCGTGGCTCGACAACGCCCGCCACGCCAACGACTGCGCCCTCCGCTTGGTCCGGGGCATTGCGGATGTGCCGGAGGTCTCGCTTGCGGCCCCCGTGGAGGCGAACGGCGTGTTCCTGACCATCGCCCCCGCGGCGCAGGAGCGGCTGCGCGCCCGCGGCTGGCAGTTCTACGGCTTCATCGGCGGGGCCGCGCGCTTCATGTTCGCCTGGGATTCGGACCCCGCGCGCGTCGACGCCCTGGCGCGCGACATCCGCCTCTGCGCCCTGCCGGCGGCGGCGTGA
- a CDS encoding PRC-barrel domain-containing protein — MLRLIRPLATSAIVLLATAAMAADGTPGSDAASPPAATAPPAAVPAPAPPPAPPVQSSQGGGTPAVVLDTQDYESLLGKSVRAMNGDDLGRIIDVIIDREGRPRAAVIDFGGFLGVGSRKIAVDWRVLKFTTEGKVGRLTLQLNRNQVRVSPEYKSGEPIVVLGATSPGSAQPAEGEASAGAAEKTAAPSDKPDADKPPADKAPDRPQEKTPDK; from the coding sequence GTGCTCAGACTGATCCGGCCGCTCGCGACATCGGCGATCGTCCTCCTCGCAACGGCGGCCATGGCCGCAGACGGAACACCCGGCAGCGACGCCGCGTCCCCGCCCGCGGCGACCGCGCCTCCGGCCGCGGTGCCGGCTCCGGCGCCGCCGCCTGCGCCCCCTGTCCAATCGTCCCAGGGCGGCGGCACCCCGGCGGTGGTGCTCGACACGCAGGATTACGAGAGCCTGCTCGGCAAGAGCGTGCGCGCCATGAACGGCGACGACCTCGGCCGGATCATCGACGTGATCATCGATCGCGAGGGGCGCCCCCGTGCCGCCGTGATCGATTTCGGCGGGTTCCTCGGCGTCGGCTCCCGCAAGATCGCCGTGGATTGGCGCGTGCTGAAGTTCACCACCGAGGGCAAGGTCGGGCGCCTCACGCTCCAGCTCAATCGCAATCAGGTCCGCGTCTCGCCCGAGTACAAGTCCGGCGAGCCCATCGTCGTGCTCGGCGCCACCAGCCCCGGCTCCGCCCAGCCGGCGGAAGGAGAGGCGTCCGCCGGCGCAGCCGAGAAGACCGCCGCCCCATCGGACAAACCCGATGCCGACAAGCCCCCCGCTGACAAGGCCCCCGACCGGCCGCAGGAGAAGACGCCGGACAAATGA